Proteins from a genomic interval of Polyodon spathula isolate WHYD16114869_AA chromosome 1, ASM1765450v1, whole genome shotgun sequence:
- the LOC121319701 gene encoding proepiregulin-like isoform X2: protein MTDYRVFLSLIGLHLLQSVCSTTPACGPGQLQCTTAVTASSFETPRVERVQTEKCGTELDTFCFHGECMFLLELNIHTCRCDTGFTGERCAHSELVFQPMSKGYILLTVTCTVLFLTALAIAFYFFYKWSKKNKCTSTEKKYQEIQLA from the exons GTCTTCACCTGCTGCAAAGTGTTTGCAGCACAACTCCAGCATGTGGCCCAGGACAACTGCAGTGTACAACAGCAG tCACAGCTTCTTCATTTGAGACACCTCGAGTGGAAAGAGTACAAACAGAAAAATGTGGAACAGAACTGGACACATTTTGCTTTCATGGAGAGTGCATGTTTCTTCTGGAACTAAATATACACACTTGTAG GTGTGATACCGGCTTTACCGGTGAAAGATGTGCTCATTCAGAGCTTGTCTTCCAGCCAATGAGTAAAGGATATATTCTTTTGACTGTCAcgtgtacagttttatttttgacagctCTGGCGATTGCATTTTACTTCTTCTACAAATG gtctaaaaagAATAAATGCACTTCAACAGAGAAAAAGTATCAAGAAATTCAACTTGCATGA
- the LOC121319701 gene encoding proepiregulin-like isoform X1: protein MTDYRVFLSLIGLHLLQSVCSTTPACGPGQLQCTTAGNLPVTASSFETPRVERVQTEKCGTELDTFCFHGECMFLLELNIHTCRCDTGFTGERCAHSELVFQPMSKGYILLTVTCTVLFLTALAIAFYFFYKWSKKNKCTSTEKKYQEIQLA from the exons GTCTTCACCTGCTGCAAAGTGTTTGCAGCACAACTCCAGCATGTGGCCCAGGACAACTGCAGTGTACAACAGCAGGTAACCTACCAG tCACAGCTTCTTCATTTGAGACACCTCGAGTGGAAAGAGTACAAACAGAAAAATGTGGAACAGAACTGGACACATTTTGCTTTCATGGAGAGTGCATGTTTCTTCTGGAACTAAATATACACACTTGTAG GTGTGATACCGGCTTTACCGGTGAAAGATGTGCTCATTCAGAGCTTGTCTTCCAGCCAATGAGTAAAGGATATATTCTTTTGACTGTCAcgtgtacagttttatttttgacagctCTGGCGATTGCATTTTACTTCTTCTACAAATG gtctaaaaagAATAAATGCACTTCAACAGAGAAAAAGTATCAAGAAATTCAACTTGCATGA